A genomic stretch from Triplophysa dalaica isolate WHDGS20190420 chromosome 4, ASM1584641v1, whole genome shotgun sequence includes:
- the arhgef15a gene encoding rho guanine nucleotide exchange factor 15 — MKLLSEHQMMDKPAIICNTSNGKPTIPKKPSPPPKPNNSALHQLSHIRSTSRKDQTSRDLEPRSGRLVPVSYNNNSGRHVTDLSNDARSLEVKARLPYSTKTEEHSQDSVLKKSGYRPCNEDKILEENMHQMTVDHKDLSRSAPDGSEVDNSVSATVESHEGSTAPPSLSGEKHCHCICHLHRPGMRLVWVPLQLDDNNCMDTVHRNTEGQTKTFLKKEGILKPTSNEVSRPQNSPSQHPEPETLPPCLNCQSFLLHHSPHKIVSNESVKGDVSMQNPSKPPIPTKTNHSSESKNKHQYELLDNTDPHIYLDLLPSNDCKITAPPVPPRPPPRLSPHDVPKPKSKRRSAQPALACVVSLRGGPPIIRCKSERISRPISMPNSSGESYENGNFEDWEAIDKKELFNNTESPRRISSDWEPNSDYEPLYQIYQAKVTEEARQIHTDSPDSYRRSVGETLGLEGNGALGGHRTKRGPEEIPLWQDLSVVKESGVLLKLNRTERQRQESMFEVLTSEASYLRSLRVLKDHFLCSRELNDTLVVHDKKALFSNILQVYEVSERFIKDLLKRVDESVVISDVCDIIYEHSEKYFSVYTDYVRNQHYQEKTYSSLMERYRDFSVVMKRLESSPLCKRLPFTSFMLLPFQRITRIKILIQSILKRTANGTTEEETASKALASVSELIKQANSQVGQMKQMEELIYISRMLEFDKLKAIPIVSKTRCLEKQGELQELNKRGSLFSMRNKCTPVYIFLFNDLLILTTKKSGTPDKFVVIDYAHRSLVQVHTTEIKLGLDHSFCLTILENHRGINCERLLKANTESDMHRWVAAFPSINVAPDEEKIYEDWDCPQVQCTNQYKAKQVDELSLEPSDVINVLRKTIEGWYEGMRLSDRQKGWFPAENVAEVTTDHQRRRNVREQYQIAQAITQNIES, encoded by the exons ATGAAACTTCTTTCAGAGCATCAAATGATGGATAAACCAGCAATAATCTGTAACACCTCCAACGGAAAGCCTACCATTCCAAAAAAACCCAGTCCTCCACCAAAACCAAATAACAGTGCGTTACACCAGTTGAGTCACATTCGTTCCACTAGCAGAAAGGACCAGACTTCGCGGGACTTGGAGCCAAGGAGCGGTAGGCTAGTACCAGTAagttacaacaacaacagcggAAGACACGTTACAGATTTGAGCAATGATGCAAGATCTTTGGAGGTTAAAGCCAGACTACCATACTCAACCAAAACAGAAGAGCATTCACAGGATTCAGTCTTAAAAAAAAGTGGCTACAGACCATGCAATGAAGACAAgattttggaagaaaatatgCATCAGATGACAGTTGACCATAAGGATCTGAGTCGATCAG CTCCTGATGGAAGTGAGGTCGATAATTCTGTCAGCGCTACTGTAGAAAGTCATGAAGGTTCAACAGCGCCACCTTCCCTCTCGGGGGAGAAACACTGTCACTGCATCTGCCACCTTCACAGACCTGGTATGAGACTGGTCTGGGTACCTCTACAGTTGGATGATAATAACTGCATGGACACTGTACATCGAAACACTGAAGGTCAGACAAAAACGTTTCTGAAAAAAGAGGGCATTTTAAAGCCAACCAGCAATGAAGTCAGTCGGCCGCAGAACTCTCCATCTCAACATCCAGAACCAGAAACTTTGCCACCGTGTTTAAATTGCCAAAGTTTTTTGCTTCATCATAGCCCTCACAAAATAGTAAGCAATGAGTCAGTGAAAGGTGATGTGTCAATGCAAAACCCCTCCAAACCTCCTATACCAACAAAGACAAATCATTCCTCTGAGTCTAAAAATAAGCATCAGTATGAACTGCTGGACAATACTGATCCTCATATATACTTGGATCTTCTGCCATCAAACGACTGCAAAATTACAGCCCCACCTGTTCCCCCTCGACCTCCTCCACGACTTTCTCCACATGATGTGCCGAAGCCTAAGAGTAAGCGAAGGTCTGCTCAGCCAGCACTGGCCTGTGTAGTGTCTCTTCGCGGAGGTCCACCAATCATACGATGTAAAAGTGAAAGAATATCTCGACCCATATCCATGCCAAACTCGTCAG GTGAAAGCTATGAGAATGGTAATTTTGAAGACTGGGAGGCTATTGACAAGAAAGA GTTGTTTAATAATACAGAAAGCCCAAGGAGGATTTCCAGTGACTGGGAGCCAAACAGTGACTATG AACCTCTGTATCAGATCTACCAGGCTAAGGTCACAGAAGAAGCCCGTCAGATCCATACAGATAGTCCCGATAGCTACAGGAGGAGTGTTGGTGAAACTCTGGGTTTGGAGGGCAATGGAGCGCTGGGTGGCCACAGAACCAAAAGAGGCCCAGAAGAGATTCCACTATGGCAGGATTTATCTGTGGTCAAGGAAAGTGGGGTGTTACTGAAACTCAATCGCACTGAAAGACAGAGACAAGag AGCATGTTTGAGGTGTTGACCTCTGAGGCCTCTTATCTGCGTTCCCTGCGGGTTCTGAAGGATCATTTCTTGTGTTCACGGGAACTCAATGATACCCTGGTCGTTCACGATAAGAAGGCCCTTTTTTCCAACATCCTGCAGGTTTACGAGGTCAGCGAGAG GTTTATAAAGGATCTTCTGAAGCGAGTTGATGAGAGTGTTGTGATATCAGATGTGTGTGATATCATTTATGAGCACTCTGAGAAGTATTTCTCGGTCTACACGGACTACGTCCGAAACCAGCATTACCAAGAAAAGACCTATAGCAGTCTGAT GGAGAGATACAGAGATTTTTCAGTTGTGATGAAGAGGTTGGAGTCATCTCCACTATGTAAACGTCTGCCCTTTACTTCCTTCATGCTCCTACCATTCCAGCGAATCACACGCATCAAAATACTTATACAG AGTATTCTTAAGAGGACTGCAAATGGAACTACAGAAGAAGAAACTGCTTCGAAAGCTCTGGCTTCAGTGTCTGAG CTCATCAAACAGGCAAACTCACAGGTGGGCCAGATGAAACAGATGGAAGAGCTCATTTACATCTCTCGAATGCTGGAGTTTGACAAACTCAAG GCCATTCCAATTGTCTCTAAAACACGTTGTCTTGAGAAACAGGGAGAACTACAAGAGTTGAATAAAAGAGGGTCTCTGTTCAGTATGCGTAACAAATGCACCCCTGTATACATATTCCTCTTCAATGATCTTCTCATTCTCACCACTAAGAAGAG TGGTACTCCAGACAAGTTTGTGGTCATCGATTACGCTCACCGATCTCTGGTTCAGGTGCACACCACAGAAATCAAACTAGGGTTGGATCACTCTTTTTGTCTGACTATACTTGAAAACCATCGGGGCATCAACTGTGAACGTCTGCTGAAGGCTAACACAGA GTCAGATATGCATAGGTGGGTGGCTGCTTTCCCTTCTATCAATGTAGCACCGGATGAGGAGAAAATTTATGAAGACTGGG ATTGTCCTCAGGTACAGTGCACCAATCAATACAAGGCAAAACAAGTGGATGAACTTAGTTTAGAGCCATCTGATGTCATCAATGTACTGCGCAAAACCATTGAAG GTTGGTATGAAGGAATGCGACTTTCGGACAGACAGAAAGGCTGGTTTCCAGCAGAAAATGTTGCAGAAGTAACCACGGATCACCAGAGGCGACGCAACGTTAGAGAACAATACCAAATTGCACAAGCAATTACTCAAAACATTGAAAGCTGA
- the LOC130420054 gene encoding uncharacterized protein LOC130420054 isoform X1: MNLKCVALLWFVLFAFCPFSVPDSIPIGMFKAECHDRHFRLSVSANFLGQKFRFDVQGGSEVREISDQWAAECGYTFTLDSWGDLQLRASYLACLVENQESEFQLLVWFVNKDSNGEEKSYPLLLTCPLQIPWSPREFVCEENYMEVSVLKRVPPDDHMGMASETRSPVGLDEGLTEWRVVFRIPALHQEGGMKEETVPVRMAHLLGYHINTTDTRILMRCPYGSKLAYTLQQDETELEVVSPTILYKVKWTLLTVDMSVACSKNQAQMDGSYVLWSLPRDLLPLVHPPFIEKGLKLGVRGRYLSECVAHQRGYMIHDNNGTLEVRIPFGAEGGFIKSHVIDGRYSQSYFVDLFLLREWEDAAWSLTRQQTFRALSIRHLPRPITFINRTVTSQGEFSVSLCCFPPDVSLVNVSIADQLLVWEDMERSGVRLSQNPLLNNSYTYLLRIPFEHPLISQKYLGDRFRRYTFSGVFSFILFPDEDIYNHPASVEAELQDVVLPKLEGECTKHGVHVLAYYGNIDSSEWSMYVGDMRLDWDLVELGGFSLEAHEHYLSLEVPLYAPGMAYEGLGLQGLLVSLTVRLVHFEVAEEQTHLQRCVFPVSELLVCLPNGRMVVMVDTAGVSPQVNPNHTALLDPACRPLVTDHSRAIFSFSTNSCGTIAKNDGNQIIYRNEVRNMPPFPPNLRPLSQPQPHYRVPLACVHPENGDRTLTIYLPSHPPTSLPITPTHKTPSYKKPHEDKDDRSHSLPVGG, from the exons ATGAACTTGAAGTGTGTGGCTTTGTTAtg gtttgttttgtttgctttttgcCCTTTCTCTGTCCCTGACTCCATACCTATAG GTATGTTCAAGGCAGAGTGTCATGATCGTCATTTCAGGCTGTCTGTAAGTGCAAATTTCCTGGGCCAGAAATTCAGGTTTGATGTTCAAG GAGGTTCTGAGGTCCGTGAAATTTCCGATCAGTGGGCAGCAGAGTGTGGCTATACCTTTACTTTGGACTCCTGGGGTGACCTGCAACTGCGTGCTTCCTATCTGGCTTGTTTGGTGGAAAACCAG gAATCTGAATTTCAGCTGCTGGTGTGGTTCGTAAATAAAGACTCGAATGGGGAGGAGAAATCTTATCCATTACTGCTCACATGTCCTCTTCAGATCCCGTGGAGCCCTCGGGAGTTCGTCTGTGAGGAAAACTACATGGAG GTGTCTGTGCTTAAACGTGTGCCTCCAGATGATCACATGGGTATGGCGTCGGAAACTCGCTCCCCTGTG GGGCTGGATGAGGGTTTGACGGAGTGGAGGGTTGTTTTCCGTATTCCAGCACTCCATCAAGAGGGCGGCATGAAGGAGGAGACTGTGCCTGTCAGAATGGCACACCTGTTGGGATACCACATTAACACCACTGACACTCGCATCCTTATGCGTTGTCCTTATGGATCCAAACTGGCATACACTTTGCAG CAGGATGAGACTGAGCTGGAGGTGGTCAGCCCCACGATCCTATACAAGGTCAAATGGACCCTGTTGACTGTGGACATGTCTGTGGCTTGCAGCAAGA ATCAGGCCCAAATGGATGGTTCGTACGTCTTGTGGTCCCTCCCACGTGACCTTCTCCCTCTGGTCCATCCTCCCTTCATAGAAAAGGGCCTTAAGTTAGGGGTAAGGGGACGCTACCTGTCTGAATGTGTAGCACACCAACGTGGTTACATGATTCACGACAACAACGGAACTTTGGAAGTCCGTATTCCTTTTGGAGCTGAAGGAGGATTCATTAAG AGTCATGTGATCGATGGACGATACTCTCAGTCGTACTTTGTGGACTTGTTTCTGCTACGTGAATGGGAGGATGCAGCCTGGAGTCTGACTCGACAACAAACTTTTAGAGCTCTTTCTATACGTCACCTGCCACGGCCAATCACATTCATTAACC GAACTGTAACTTCACAGGGGGAATTTTCAGTATCCCTATGCTGTTTTCCTCCTGATGTTTCTCTGGTGAATGTAAGCATAGCGGATCAGTTGTTGGTGTGGGAGGATATGGAAAGGAGTGGCGTTCGTCTATCTCAGAACCCACTGCTAAACAACTCGTACACGTACCTGCTTCGGATCCCCTTTGAACATCCTCTCATCTCGCAGAAG TATCTGGGCGACCGCTTCAGGAGATACACTTTCTCCGGGGTCTTCTCATTTATTCTGTTTCCTGATGAAGACATTTACAACCATCCTGCTAGTGTTGAGGCTGAACTGCAGGATGTAG TTCTGCCCAAGCTGGAAGGGGAGTGTACTAAGCACGGGGTGCATGTTCTTGCTTACTACGGTAATATAGACTCGTCTGAGTGGAGTATGTATGTAGGAGACATGAGGCTTGACTGGGACCTGGTGGAGCTGGGAGGATTCTCTCTGGAAGCCCACGAGCACTACCTCAGCCTGGAGGTGCCGCTATATGCCCCTGGGATGGCCTATGAG GGCTTGGGGCTGCAAGGTCTGTTAGTGAGCTTGACAGTGAGATTGGTTCACTTTGAAGTGGCTGAAGAGCAAACTCATCTGCAACGCTGTGTTTTCCCTGTGAGCGAATTATTGG TATGTCTGCCTAATGGAAGAATGGTGGTTATGGTGGACACAGCTGGTGTTTCTCCTCAAGTGAATCCCAACCACACGGCCCTATTGGACCCTGCCTGTAGACCACTGGTAACCGATCATTCCAGAGCCATATTCAGCTTTTCTACAAACTCTTGTGGCACTATTGCAAag AATGACGGTAATCAGATCATTTATAGGAACGAGGTGAGAAACATGCCTCCTTTTCCTCCAAACCTGAGACCACTCAGCCAACCTCAACCACATTACAG agTTCCACTTGCCTGTGTTCACCCAGAAAATGGAGATCGTACGCTCACAATCTACCTACCTTCACACCCTCCCACATCTCTACCTATAACGCCCACACACAAAACACCTTCGTACAAAAAGCCTCATGAAGACAAAG ATGATAGAAGCCACAGTCTGCCAGTTGGAGGATGA
- the LOC130420054 gene encoding uncharacterized protein LOC130420054 isoform X2: protein MGRRNLIHYCSHVLFRSRGALGSSSVRKTTWRSSTFYITIRVSVLKRVPPDDHMGMASETRSPVGLDEGLTEWRVVFRIPALHQEGGMKEETVPVRMAHLLGYHINTTDTRILMRCPYGSKLAYTLQQDETELEVVSPTILYKVKWTLLTVDMSVACSKNQAQMDGSYVLWSLPRDLLPLVHPPFIEKGLKLGVRGRYLSECVAHQRGYMIHDNNGTLEVRIPFGAEGGFIKSHVIDGRYSQSYFVDLFLLREWEDAAWSLTRQQTFRALSIRHLPRPITFINRTVTSQGEFSVSLCCFPPDVSLVNVSIADQLLVWEDMERSGVRLSQNPLLNNSYTYLLRIPFEHPLISQKYLGDRFRRYTFSGVFSFILFPDEDIYNHPASVEAELQDVVLPKLEGECTKHGVHVLAYYGNIDSSEWSMYVGDMRLDWDLVELGGFSLEAHEHYLSLEVPLYAPGMAYEGLGLQGLLVSLTVRLVHFEVAEEQTHLQRCVFPVSELLVCLPNGRMVVMVDTAGVSPQVNPNHTALLDPACRPLVTDHSRAIFSFSTNSCGTIAKNDGNQIIYRNEVRNMPPFPPNLRPLSQPQPHYRVPLACVHPENGDRTLTIYLPSHPPTSLPITPTHKTPSYKKPHEDKDDRSHSLPVGG, encoded by the exons ATGGGGAGGAGAAATCTTATCCATTACTGCTCACATGTCCTCTTCAGATCCCGTGGAGCCCTCGGGAGTTCGTCTGTGAGGAAAACTACATGGAGGTCTTCTACATTTTATATTACCATAAGG GTGTCTGTGCTTAAACGTGTGCCTCCAGATGATCACATGGGTATGGCGTCGGAAACTCGCTCCCCTGTG GGGCTGGATGAGGGTTTGACGGAGTGGAGGGTTGTTTTCCGTATTCCAGCACTCCATCAAGAGGGCGGCATGAAGGAGGAGACTGTGCCTGTCAGAATGGCACACCTGTTGGGATACCACATTAACACCACTGACACTCGCATCCTTATGCGTTGTCCTTATGGATCCAAACTGGCATACACTTTGCAG CAGGATGAGACTGAGCTGGAGGTGGTCAGCCCCACGATCCTATACAAGGTCAAATGGACCCTGTTGACTGTGGACATGTCTGTGGCTTGCAGCAAGA ATCAGGCCCAAATGGATGGTTCGTACGTCTTGTGGTCCCTCCCACGTGACCTTCTCCCTCTGGTCCATCCTCCCTTCATAGAAAAGGGCCTTAAGTTAGGGGTAAGGGGACGCTACCTGTCTGAATGTGTAGCACACCAACGTGGTTACATGATTCACGACAACAACGGAACTTTGGAAGTCCGTATTCCTTTTGGAGCTGAAGGAGGATTCATTAAG AGTCATGTGATCGATGGACGATACTCTCAGTCGTACTTTGTGGACTTGTTTCTGCTACGTGAATGGGAGGATGCAGCCTGGAGTCTGACTCGACAACAAACTTTTAGAGCTCTTTCTATACGTCACCTGCCACGGCCAATCACATTCATTAACC GAACTGTAACTTCACAGGGGGAATTTTCAGTATCCCTATGCTGTTTTCCTCCTGATGTTTCTCTGGTGAATGTAAGCATAGCGGATCAGTTGTTGGTGTGGGAGGATATGGAAAGGAGTGGCGTTCGTCTATCTCAGAACCCACTGCTAAACAACTCGTACACGTACCTGCTTCGGATCCCCTTTGAACATCCTCTCATCTCGCAGAAG TATCTGGGCGACCGCTTCAGGAGATACACTTTCTCCGGGGTCTTCTCATTTATTCTGTTTCCTGATGAAGACATTTACAACCATCCTGCTAGTGTTGAGGCTGAACTGCAGGATGTAG TTCTGCCCAAGCTGGAAGGGGAGTGTACTAAGCACGGGGTGCATGTTCTTGCTTACTACGGTAATATAGACTCGTCTGAGTGGAGTATGTATGTAGGAGACATGAGGCTTGACTGGGACCTGGTGGAGCTGGGAGGATTCTCTCTGGAAGCCCACGAGCACTACCTCAGCCTGGAGGTGCCGCTATATGCCCCTGGGATGGCCTATGAG GGCTTGGGGCTGCAAGGTCTGTTAGTGAGCTTGACAGTGAGATTGGTTCACTTTGAAGTGGCTGAAGAGCAAACTCATCTGCAACGCTGTGTTTTCCCTGTGAGCGAATTATTGG TATGTCTGCCTAATGGAAGAATGGTGGTTATGGTGGACACAGCTGGTGTTTCTCCTCAAGTGAATCCCAACCACACGGCCCTATTGGACCCTGCCTGTAGACCACTGGTAACCGATCATTCCAGAGCCATATTCAGCTTTTCTACAAACTCTTGTGGCACTATTGCAAag AATGACGGTAATCAGATCATTTATAGGAACGAGGTGAGAAACATGCCTCCTTTTCCTCCAAACCTGAGACCACTCAGCCAACCTCAACCACATTACAG agTTCCACTTGCCTGTGTTCACCCAGAAAATGGAGATCGTACGCTCACAATCTACCTACCTTCACACCCTCCCACATCTCTACCTATAACGCCCACACACAAAACACCTTCGTACAAAAAGCCTCATGAAGACAAAG ATGATAGAAGCCACAGTCTGCCAGTTGGAGGATGA
- the LOC130420055 gene encoding mitochondrial fission 1 protein-like, with translation MEAVVGDVVAPEDLEKFERKYKAELSKGSVSKDTQFEYAWCLIRSKKPEDIKKGIVLMDELAQKGTKNDQRDYLFYLAVGNYKLKEYERALKYIRTLLKNEPGNTQALELEKLIDKAMRKDGLVGMAIVGGIGLGLAGLVGLAGLVGVAVAKKSA, from the exons ATGGAAGCGGTGGTCGGTGATGTTGTCGCTCCAGAGGATCTCGAG AAGTTCGAGAGGAAGTATAAAGCAGAGCTGTCCAAGGGCTCTGTGTCGAAAGACACGCAGTTCGAGTATGCGTGGTGTCTGATCAGAAGCAAAAAGCCGGAGGACATTAAGAAGGGAATAGTGCTTATGGACG AACTTGCTCAGAAGGGCACCAAGAATGACCAGAGGGATTATCTGTTTTACCTTGCTGTTGGAAACTACAAGCTAAAG GAGTACGAGAGAGCTCTGAAATATATCAGGACTTTACTGAAGAATGAACCAGGAAACACGCAAGCTCTAGAACTGGAAAAACTAATCGACAAAGCCATGAGGAAAG ATGGACTGGTTGGCATGGCAATTGTTGGTGGGATTGGTCTGGGTTTGGCTGGATTGGTTGGATTGGCTGGTCTGGTTGGTGTAGCTGTGGCTAAGAAGTCTGCCTAA
- the cldn15b gene encoding claudin-15b isoform X2, with protein sequence MKDALQIGALFMGFLGCVSVVVSLYNNYWRVSSTEGSVITTSTIFENLWMSCADDSSGVYNCWNFQSLLALPGYIQVCRALMITSIVMGVFGLVATLVGMQCSKVGGENYVMKGRVAGVGGIFFILQGLCTMTAVSWYAYNITQQFFDPLYAGIKYEIGEGLYIGWSSATLALCGGSCLLCSCRVKSSDIKKSDLQDDRTSDHSRHMQIVQTASTISCTSQYGNNAYV encoded by the exons ATGAAAGACGCATTACAGATTGGTGCACTTTTCATGGGATTTTTAGGATGCGTGTCTGTTGTGGTATCATTGTACAATAATTACTGGAGGGTGTCCTCAACAGAAGGTAGTGTCATCACCACTTCTACCATCTTTGAGAACCTCTGGATGTCCTGTGCAGATGACTCCTCTGGTGTTTACAACTGTTGGAATTTTCAGTCCTTGCTCGCTTTACCAG gTTACATTCAGGTATGCCGTGCATTAATGATCACATCTATTGTTATGGGCGTTTTTGGGCTGGTGGCAACTCTAGTAGGTATGCAGTGTTCTAAGGTTGGAGGAGAGAATTATGTCATGAAGGGTCGGGTCGCTGGGGTTGGAGGCATCTTTTTTATACTGCAAG GTCTCTGCACTATGACTGCAGTGTCTTGGTATGCTTATAATATCACTCAGCAATTTTTTGACCCACTGTATGCTGGAATAAA atATGAAATCGGAGAAGGGCTTTACATTGGTTGGAGTTCAGCTACACTGGCTTTATGTGGTGGCAGCTGCTTGCTGTGTTCTTGTAGAGTCAAAAGCTCAGACATAAAAAA aTCAGATCTTCAAGACGACAGAACTTCTGATCATAGCAGACATATGCAGATTGTTCAAACTGCCTCTACAATATCATGTACCAGTCAGTATGGAAACAATGCTTATGTGTAA
- the cldn15b gene encoding claudin-15b isoform X1: MDTIVEALAVFLGFWGWVMVGVALPNRFWRVSTVDGNVITTSTIYENLWMSCFTDSTGVHNCREFPSLLTLSGYIQVCRALMITSIVMGVFGLVATLVGMQCSKVGGENYVMKGRVAGVGGIFFILQGLCTMTAVSWYAYNITQQFFDPLYAGIKYEIGEGLYIGWSSATLALCGGSCLLCSCRVKSSDIKKSDLQDDRTSDHSRHMQIVQTASTISCTSQYGNNAYV, encoded by the exons ATGGATACAATCGTCGAAGCATTGGCtgtttttcttggtttttggGGTTGGGTCATGGTCGGTGTTGCCCTTCCGAATAGGTTCTGGCGGGTATCAACTGTGGACGGCAACGTTATTACTACATCAACGATTTATGAGAACTTGTGGATGTCCTGCTTCACAGATTCAACCGGAGTCCACAACTGCAGGGAATTCCCATCTTTACTGACATTGTCCG gTTACATTCAGGTATGCCGTGCATTAATGATCACATCTATTGTTATGGGCGTTTTTGGGCTGGTGGCAACTCTAGTAGGTATGCAGTGTTCTAAGGTTGGAGGAGAGAATTATGTCATGAAGGGTCGGGTCGCTGGGGTTGGAGGCATCTTTTTTATACTGCAAG GTCTCTGCACTATGACTGCAGTGTCTTGGTATGCTTATAATATCACTCAGCAATTTTTTGACCCACTGTATGCTGGAATAAA atATGAAATCGGAGAAGGGCTTTACATTGGTTGGAGTTCAGCTACACTGGCTTTATGTGGTGGCAGCTGCTTGCTGTGTTCTTGTAGAGTCAAAAGCTCAGACATAAAAAA aTCAGATCTTCAAGACGACAGAACTTCTGATCATAGCAGACATATGCAGATTGTTCAAACTGCCTCTACAATATCATGTACCAGTCAGTATGGAAACAATGCTTATGTGTAA
- the naa38 gene encoding N-alpha-acetyltransferase 38, NatC auxiliary subunit, with protein MASESEENGTEMQPEVEETAYSLARLKLENLLNKSMRIRMTDGRTLVGLFLCTDRDCNVILGSAQEFLKSTDSFSQGEPRVLGLAMIPGHHVVSIEVESESLQTTTHGL; from the exons ATGGCATCTGAGAGCGAGGAGAATGGCACGGAAATGCAACCGGAG GTGGAGGAAACGGCCTATTCCTTAGCTCGGTTGAAACTCGAGAATCTGCTGAATAAGAGCATGAGGATTCGTATGACAGACGGCCGCACGCTGGTGGGGCTTTTCTTATGTACAGACCGAGACTGTAATGTCATCCTGGGATCTGCACAGGAGTTCCTCAAATCCACAG ACTCTTTCTCACAAGGTGAGCCCAGAGTGTTGGGACTGGCCATGATTCCTGgccatcatgttgtttctatagaaGTGGAATCTGAAAGCCTTCAGACAACCACCCATGGACTCTAA
- the sat2b gene encoding diamine acetyltransferase 2b isoform X1 encodes MKFTIREGKPEDCKDIERMIMELAVYEKMPDQVKISHKELERDGFGPNPYYQFLVAEVPEEQKSKDGYTKVGYALFFYTYSTWKGRVVYMEDLYVMPEYRWKGIGKALMATVAKVGKEKECVRLQLSVLDWNKPSLEFYLAKGAEDLTAKEGWHHIRFHGEALNNLAQEAP; translated from the exons ATGAAGTTTACTATTCGTGAAGGCAAACCTGAAGACTGCAAAGATATAGAGCGCATGATCATG GAATTGGCCGTTTATGAAAAAATGCCCGACCAAGTTAAGATATCCCACAAAG AGTTGGAGAGAGATGGATTTGGACCCAATCCATATTACCAGTTTCTTGTAGCTGAAGTGCCTGAGGAGCAAAAATCTAAAGATG GATACACCAAGGTCGGTTATGCTCTGTTCTTCTATACTTACAGCACATGGAAAGGCAGGGTTGTGTATATGGAAGATCTTTATGTCATGCCAGAGTACAGAT GGAAAGGCATTGGGAAGGCTTTAATGGCAACTGTCGCCAAA GTGGGTAAAGAGAAGGAGTGTGTACGGTTGCAGCTCTCTGTACTGGACTGGAACAAACCTTCTCTGGAATTTTATTTGGCTAAAGGTGCAGAGGATCTTACAGCTAAGGAGGGCTGGCATCATATCCGCTTTCATGGAGAAGCTCTGAACAATCTAGCTCAGGAGGCACCTTGA
- the sat2b gene encoding diamine acetyltransferase 2b isoform X2 produces the protein MKFTIREGKPEDCKDIERMIMELAVYEKMPDQVKISHKELERDGFGPNPYYQFLVAEVPEEQKSKDDTDHLVFFFFYCHRIHQGKGIGKALMATVAKVGKEKECVRLQLSVLDWNKPSLEFYLAKGAEDLTAKEGWHHIRFHGEALNNLAQEAP, from the exons ATGAAGTTTACTATTCGTGAAGGCAAACCTGAAGACTGCAAAGATATAGAGCGCATGATCATG GAATTGGCCGTTTATGAAAAAATGCCCGACCAAGTTAAGATATCCCACAAAG AGTTGGAGAGAGATGGATTTGGACCCAATCCATATTACCAGTTTCTTGTAGCTGAAGTGCCTGAGGAGCAAAAATCTAAAGATG ATACTGATCACCtcgttttcttcttcttttactgCCACAGGATACACCAAG GGAAAGGCATTGGGAAGGCTTTAATGGCAACTGTCGCCAAA GTGGGTAAAGAGAAGGAGTGTGTACGGTTGCAGCTCTCTGTACTGGACTGGAACAAACCTTCTCTGGAATTTTATTTGGCTAAAGGTGCAGAGGATCTTACAGCTAAGGAGGGCTGGCATCATATCCGCTTTCATGGAGAAGCTCTGAACAATCTAGCTCAGGAGGCACCTTGA